The sequence gtaagtagttttaatagtgttataaataatttacttaacaAACTATTGTTGTAAAGTGAATGTAGTTTTAATAGCATTGTAAATCATGAATTTAACTATTGTTATTAATGGtaagttattttaatagtattatgAATCATGTATTTAACAAACTATTGTTGGTTATTGTAAATAGTTTTGATAGTATTATAAATCATGTATTTAACAAACTATATTTGTTAATTGTAAGTAGttttaatagtattataaatcatgtatttaacataatattgttgttaacgGTAAGTTGttttaagaatattataaaacatgtaattattGAATTTTCCTCTTGCATGCTACCTGCACCATCTATAGGATAGAAGTGgaacataattaaagaaaagagAAACGAGACTGACTtacatatttatcaaacttttttatCTAATGTCGTGTTTTAGACGGCTTTCAAATGAACAAGTAGAATAGCGAGTATACGTATGTTATCAATGTTTGTCGCGTAATATGTTGGTtcgtttcatttatttgtatcaATGCCCAAACCGTcatataaaagaaactgaagatgaatttattacaataatatgtgAAACTCCTCATATGTACTGAAAAGGAATTTTACTCAGTACACACTGGTTTGAATATCAGTATTGACTGGCacattgtttataaaagtaaaaacattttctttaatactGATCCAGGGTCTCATCTCGTGAATGATCACCTTTTTTAATACTGATCCAGGGTCTCATCTCGTGAATGATCACCTTTTTTAATACTGATCCAGGGTCTCATCTTGTGAATGATCATCTTCTTTAATATCCATCCAGTATCTcatcttgtgaatgatcacaTTCCTTAATATTGATCCAGGGTCTTATCTTGTGAATGATCAACTTCTTTAATATTCATCCAAAGTCCATTCTTCTGAATGATCACCTTTTCTAATATTGATCCAGGATCTCATCTTGTGAATGATCACCTTCTTTGATATTGCTCCAGATTCTCATCTTATGAATGATCACCTTTAATATCCATCCAAAGTCTCATTTTGTAAATGATCACCTTCTTTAATATTGATCCAGGGTCTCATCTTGTGCATAACCAACCTTTCTTTTGTTCGTCATTAACCCTTTATGAGAACCAATCAGAGTAGAGAACAGTGTCACATCCTGTTAAGGCAATGTTAAAATCGATGTCACAACCTGTTAACGTGTTAAAAACAATGTCACGACCTGTTAGGGTATGTTAAATTACACTTGACTTTATGGGGATCTTAGGCTAGCATTGTCTTTCATTCACATTGACGTTACGTTGGATCAATATAGCATTGCATGGacaagaactaaaataaaacggTGACCGCAATTCAGAAAGTTTATCCCCAAATTTAAAGAAAGACTGTTAGATTTAAATAGACATTTCAACTAAATTTTTTGTATACACACCTTTAAtaacaagttttttgttgttgttttctaaatgaAAAATCTAAGTAGGTTTAGCTATTGAACTTGACAAATGGAACCAAACGAGAAAGTTATGAAAGTGAGCACATTACTTGATCGACTAATAATGACATAGCAGACTAAGTCGTCACAACGTtatatggaaaataaattttttacatTACTGGCTTCATCACTGAGAAAACGAACACCACTAAATTTCTCATCATAATTGTTActctaatgtaaaatatttataaacactagtatTTTAAAGTGAAAGGTGAGATTCTATTCAAACACCATCTTTTGATAGACAATTTGGGAAGTCAGTAATTTAGGGATTCTATTCTACATGTAAAGTTGAGACGACTCAGtctgttatgtgatcattagCTGGATCAAGAAACATGTTCACTTCCATCACTATCTTCTTTGGTTTCGTTTTTCAAATTCAGTAGCCAGTCTTCCATAGCTCTTTTATTTAGCGATAAAAATTTTCTTAATACTtgcttgtttacttttatttgtataagATGGCGTACATTTGTCACTATGTTACAGAGTACattctaattttataaattatgcatAGAATAATAATCAAATAGGTAGTCAGAGATCGTGAAGTCTGCTTTGCTTTATCAAATAATTACTGCTAGAACTAGGTAGATCCTAGGCTTATTGAAAGATTATAGTGATAAACGAAAATTAAAAATTCTCAGTTTTGGCTATTTGCCAGTTTTCTATTTTGGGACGCTCTGATTAACTGAAAAGCGGCATATATACGGGAGATAGAGCTACTCTATCAGATAACTCTTCAAATCTAGCTTCTGATGATCTGTAGAGGTGgaatttagataatttttatattgCTTTAATACAGGTGTTTATGCCCTCTATACATGGATACTGCTAGTGCGCTCTACGATATTCGTTAGCTGATTTTAACACTTAACGATTATTTATCCAAATACGTTAGTAGGATAACATACATAGTATGAAATTGCGTAAAGACAAGTGGGACgtcttttataaagtttaaaatgacAAATAATGACCTTATACGAAGCTAAGCATCTTATAACTccacttaaatatatatacatatttatacttctatatacagaaagttttaaaaaccTCATAATAATATGGATTAATGAACGGatgaaatgcaaaatattaacttttgttttgatctAGTATAATAGATACGTTTATCAACTGATTATAATCTTAATTGATTTATCTTTGTGTCATTTTAATTTACTTGTGTACAATTTCCAGCGAGTCGTAGCTATTGCGAGGCTGTTTGGGACGGGTTTTTGTGCTGGCCTCCGATCAAAGCAGACAGTTCAATACTTTTGTCTTGTCCCCCACTGAAGGGCCTTATCACTTCAAGTAAGTcgttaacattttgttttattaacattacacTGTGTCTTGAACCACACTGAAGGGTCTTATCACTTCAAGTAAGTCGTTAGCATTTGGTTTTATTAACATTACACTGTGTCTTGTCCCCCACTTCAAGTAAGTcgttaacattttgttttattaacattacacTGTGTCTTGTCCCCACTGAAGGGTCTTATCACTTCAAGTAAGTcgttaacattttgttttattaacattacacTGTACACAACAATGCTGgtttgaaacagttattgttttacAACGATATAGTTTTCTTTAGCCAAGGAGTAAGGATGTTGTTCGATGAAACACATCGGTGTGAAGCTAGGGGTGACGGTGTTATTTGATGAAACACATCGGTGTGAAGCTAGGGGTGACGGTGTTATTCATTAAAACACATCGGTGTGAAGCTAGGGGTGACGGTGTTATTCATTGAAACACATCAGTGTGAAGCTAGGGGTGACGgtgttatttattgataaatttcGATTTTGATGGATAGTTGCTAGCTCACGTGTATATTATAGATCTCCATACTGTCAGACATAATGATTCTACCGCTCATGGTGCTTGACGGGAGATTTACAAGAAATCCGTAGTTTCCATGTTTACTAAACTTCTTGAATACCATAGTTTTCCCATACGTCAACGTGACGCAGACATCAGCCTGATGTAAAAATAGCTTCGTTTTATTATCACGGGCTTCGAGCCAATAATCACACTGTTGACGGTATAGATGTCTAGAACCATGTAATTTCCTGAGAATGCTTGTTTGCTAGTAACCTGAGTAGGAAAAATGAGTTATTAAATTGATTCTAAAGCCAGAAAGTCATGTTGCAATGCCAACAAGTAGCAACAGTTGTTTTCATTGTTGTCTGGAGGCGACttcttattaataacataacacacaaacacagagcACTTCACTTATCCGAGACCAGTGAACAAACATGTCTTCTAACATCAATACCCACATGGCTGCTGTACAGATGTCAGTGGAATCTTTCTTTctcgttttgtttttatgacacaATATTTTGTATATCCAAAGTGAACCGAAAGTTAACATGCAAATATTAATTATTCGAACACGATAGCAagaaaattttgatattaaaataacgaacatgataacaagaaaagtttcatattaaaataacgaacatgataacaagaaaagtttcatgttaaaataacgaacatgataacaagaaaagtttcatgttaaaataacgaACACGATAACAAGaaaagtttcatgttaaaataacgaACATGATAACAAGAAAAGTTTCATGGAAAATAACGAACACGATAACAAGaaaagtttcatgttaaaataacgaACACGATGACAAgaaaattttcatgttaaaataacgaACATGATATCAAGaaaagtttcatgttaaaataacgaACACGATAACAAGaaaagtttcatgttaaaataacgaACATGATAACAAGAAAAGTTTCATGGAAAATAACGAACACGATAACAAgaaaagtttcatattaaaataacgaACACGATGACAAgaaaattttcatgttaaaataacgaACACGATAACAAGaaaagtttcatgttaaaataaacaacatgataacaagaaaagtttcatattaaaataacgaacatgataacaagaaaagtttcatgttaaaataacgaACACGATAACAAgaaaattttcatgttaaaataacgaACACGATAACAAGaaaagtttcatgttaaaataacgaacatgataacaagaaaattttcatattaaaataacgaacatgataacaagaaaagtttcatattaaaataacgaACACGATGACAAgaaaattttcatgttaaaataacgaACACGATAACAAGaaaagtttcatgttaaaataaacaacatgataacaagaaaagtttcatattaaaataacgaacatgataacaagaaaagtttcatattaaaataacgaacatgataacaagaaaagtttcatgttaaaataacgaACACGATAACAAGaaaagtttcatgttaaaataacgaacatgataacaagaaaattttcatattaaaataacgaacatgataacaagaaaagtttcatattaaaataacgaACACGATGACAAgaaaattttcatgttaaaataacgaACACGATAACAAGaaaagtttcatgttaaaataaacaacatgataacaagaaaagtttcatattaaaataacgaACATGGTAACAAgaaaagtttcatattaaaataacgaacatgataacaagaaaagtttcatgttaaaataacgaACACGATAACAAGaaaagtttcatgttaaaataacgaACACAATGACAAgaaaagtttcatattaaaataaacaacatgataacaagaaaagtttgttattaaaataatgggcccgacatggccaagcgtgttaaggcgtgcgactcttaatctgagggtcgcgggatcgcatccccgatgcgccaaacatgctcgccctcccagccgtgggggcgttataatgtgacggtcaatcccactattcgttggtaaaagagtagcccaagagttggcggtgggtggtgatgactagctgctttcctctagtcttacactgctcaattagggacggcgagcacagatagccctcgagtagctttgtgcgaaattccaaaaaacaaacaaacaaaacaattaaagtaataaacattacaataagaaaagattgttattaaaataaacaacatgatAACAAAAAACGTTGATGTTATATTAATGCTTTTAGTAAGGTGAAAACACTAAGGGTAAAATATATTGAGTTGCTGACAAAACATGAAACCTATAATCAAgctgaaaaaataatattgtttatgatTTAGTAAATTCATAAGGCTTACTATTGAACAAGTCTAGCATAGGGAATATCACTGTTAGATTTGGTAGATTTATAGGCTAATTATTAAACAATCCTAACATAGACAAAATTCTGGTTAATTTATATCGTGAGTTTTAACTGTGCTGACGTATtgtttgcatctctctgctcGTCTCGACTCTCTTCAACCACATTTACGTCAAAAAAACCTTCGAGCTGATGTGAATGGGGTGCTGAACCTCTCGCCGCAGTCTTCGATCTCTCCCCGTCTCGCGGGCTTCCTTCGCAGCTGGTTCCGATGCTCCTCAAATAGtcacacaaatatattaatttcagggTCATCTGCGACCACCACTCCAGACTAATAAATAACTAGCCACTTTAGTTCAGTTCACCAGTCTCGTAATCCGTTGACAAATTTACTTTCGCCGCgcgtggggtgaagagaaacagtagTTTCTGACCgtccctggttatttttcgttatCATTTCGGAATATCACTGTTAGATTTGGTAGATTCATAAGGTTTACTATCAACAAGCCTAACATAGGGAATATCACTGTTAGATTTGGTAGATTCGTAAGGCTTACTATTAAACAAGCCTAACATAAGGAATGTCACTGTTAGATTTGGTAGATTCGTAAGGTTTACTATTAAATAAGCCTAACATAGGGAATATCACTGTTATTTACTAATACTATCAGCTGTATATAACTTTCAACACAATCATCACATTCTGTGTTCTAATACATTGTCACTTATGTATTTTCTTGTTGGAAAACCTCTTTTATAATGTAGGGTTTGCGACTCGTAGGTGTAACAGTGACGGTCATTGGGCAGCCCGAGAACTACAAAATGCGGACACGTCAGGAATTGGCTGGACAAACTATTCTGCTTGCTTTACTGACCAAGTTCGATACCTTTTGGATAAACTACATAGTAGTTCTAAAGAAGACGTAGaggtaagaaaaaaatgaatattgtaCAGTAGTTTTACAAGAAATAGGATATCGTCATTTCCAGCgaaatgataaaataagttttatcttTAAGGTCATATTACAAAATTAGTAAGGTTTGTTGCATTTTAAAATGAACATTCTTAGTGTAATATCCTGTCTGATCCATAAAGTAACAGTCGATTCGCGTGATTAAGGTAAATATAGAGAAAGAGAATacacttgttattttaaaaaatttcagaGGAAACTCCAGCTAGCTGAAGGAACTCGTATAATGGAAATAATCTGTCTTCTTATATCGTTGGTGGCGCTGCTGGCATCCATATTCATCTTTGCGCGGTTCCGGTAAGAGAAAATGTCGGTATAGATGAACAGCGATCACAGGATAAAAATTGAAAGAATAGTATACTTTGAAAGAGATGAGTATAACAAAGAATAAACGGCTGGCAATTTAATATCCACAGTAACTTATTTGTTTCTATGATTAATTCGTGATAACTTCTattctactactactactaatttCTAATTCTTAAATACATACGgggttttaaagttaaatatgacGTCGGCGACATCCTCGTCCTTCTGGTAAGTGTCGAGAAActattatttcattgttatttttaaacttaatattttaaatttctcgataattaacaaacagttattaaaactgcacaatttattgaaatttagagcTTGTAAgaagaagttaaaataataaatttataacagcCTTCATTAATATCAACTGGAGCTCAAACTGTTTATGATATGCTTACTAAAGAGGTGTTATGTGGAACAATGGAAGttgtaattatgttattataggtatcaaaacctagCAGTTCTACTGAGTAATTAGTATAAACTTAGTGTTTAGCATGCTTCAGTGGttgtatattaatatagttaTGTCTGTCTTGAGCCAGTTGTTGTGCGTGTGCATGcgtacacacacacgtatatattgCTATGACTAATACAATGAAGGATTACTTACTGAATTAAACAGCCATgccaaaaaaataatacattattttaatggtttataaAGGGAGATGTTacgatttgtgtttttatttctcaaaactaTGGTTCACATCTCGTTAAGGTAGAGAAATAATATGTAAACTTAGTTAAATTATTCTGAGTAAAGATATTGTGGTTGAACTTGTTGTGTCGAGCGACTTCTGTGTTAAGTTACTTGTTATgtgttaaactatttttatgtgATAGCTTAGTTATACGTGTCAAGCTACTTATGTGCTAAGTTACTTGTTATGTGTCAAACTTTTTATGTGTTAACTTGGTTATTATGTGTCAAGCTACTTAAGTGTTATTTCTAAGTCTACTTATTACACGTAATTACATCTTTTGttgattatttgttgttaatatatcTTTTGAATTCTCTTTTCTAAAATCGTTTCGTCTTTGGAACAGCTCTCTTCGGAACAGACGGAATACAATTCACAAATATCTATTTCTGGCAATGTCTACTCAGGTATTGGTGCGCCTGGTACTCTACATTGATCAGTGGATCTCTCGTGGAGCGGTAAGGGATAACGGTAATGTCGCTAGAGGTCACTTCAGTATAGAAACAACGGTAAGTAAACCACCTGAATTAaacgttaattatttttttcctgaATCACGTGCAGCCACGAAAACAAGTCGAAGGTCCTCGTTTCAAGCTGTAATAACCCTAAACATATTCCACACGATCAGCTGTGGGCAGGATATTGTTAGATACAGAACAGTCTTTAGTGTAAACATTATACTTTagtttgtgagttaatatttaataattgtttacttattaaaagtagttattttatatgttataattatgacATATGGTTGTGTAACTCGTTACTAGTTCTACGTTGTGTatgtagttcagttgttgtgtactgttgatgtgaatttaTTGGTATTTTTGTTATCACCTTAAATGAATATTAGTGATTACAGCATTGCTCACGAAGTCTACAGAAGATTTGAGGCCTCAGTGGACGAACGTAGGCGAACAAAAATTAAGTAGAACTAAATGAGAAGAGAAAAAGCGAAGTGCAGGAAATTATTTAAGGAAATGAAACATGAAATCATGCGGTGTATAAGTGGTTCTCTCTAAGATGTGATATTTTAAAAAGCGAGTTTCACATTTTAACAGAGACTAGGAGATTAATTTATCTTGTTAAAAcatattctaaagtaactgaacccatCTGTACTGACTTTAATGAAAATGAGACAATAATTTAAAGTACTAGATGTAACTATGGTTACCCACGGTGTAACGTAAGCGAATGAatcattgattgtttgtttgtttgttttctggaatttcgcacaaagctactcgagggctatctgtgctagccgtccctaatttagcagtgtaagactagagggaaggcagctagtcatcaccacccaccgccaactcttgggctactcttttaccaacgaatagtggggttgaccgtcacattataacacccccacagctgggagggcgagcatgtttagcgcgacgcgggcgcgaacccgcgaccctcggattacgagtcgcacgccttacgcgctcggaaATCAttgataaaatgaagaaaaataattcgtcttgtcGATTGGATTCCAAACTAACTGAATCATCCTGGGTGAGCTTTTGACAACGAAAGAAAATTAGTTAGTTTTAGATACAAGTGTGATATCTGATACTGTAAAGAATTTTTGAACacacgtttgacttgttttgaatatattattttgaagcaAGCACATTGTGTGCTGTCagtttattgttcgaatttatcgCTAGCAAATCACAGACATCTGCTGTAAAAGAATTCTCATGCAGACATATAATGAAACCCCGACAACTATAAaggtaacacttaacaaaatcAGTCTGTTGAAGATCAGGTGGTTCGGGCGCTTGACTTGCAATTTGAGGATCTCGGGTCCTAATCCCTatcccatcaaatatgctcgccctttcagctttgggtgcgttataaagtgacgattaatcccactatttgttggtaaaacagtagtccaagagtcggcgtaggtggtgatgatttgtttgttttgttttttttaatttcgcgcaaagctactcgagagctatctgcgctagccgtccctaatttagcagtgtaagactagagggaagatagccagtcatcaccacccaccgccaactcttgggctacacttttattaacgaatagtgtgattgaccgtcacattataacgcccccacagctgaaagggcgaacatgtttggtgcaaccgggattcgaacccgtgaccctcggattacgagtcgaacgccttaacgcgcttggccatgctgggccataagggtggtaatgatgactagctgccttctgtgtAGTCTTTCACCATtaaatgatgactagctgccttctgtgtAGTCTTTCACCACtaaatgatgactagctgccttctgtgtATTCTTTCACCACtaaatgatgactagctgccttctgtgtAGTCTTTCACCATTaaatgatgactggctgccttctgtGTACTCTTTCACCATTaaatgatgaatagctgccttctgtGTACTCTTTAACCACtaaatgatgactagctgccttctgtgtAGTCTTTCACCACtaaatgatgactagctgtcttctgtgTAGTCTTTCACCACtaaatgatgactagctgccttctgtgtAGTCTTTCACCACTaaatgatgactggctgccttctgtGTAGTCTTTCACCATtaaatgatgactagctgtcttctgtgTAGTCTTTCACCATtaaatgatgactagctgccttctgtgtAGTCTTTCACCACtaaatgatgactagctgccttctgtgtAGTCTTTCACCATTaaatgatgactggctgccttctgtGTAGTCTTTCACAGATTaaatgatgactggctgccttctgtGTAGTCTTTCACCATTaaatgatgactggctgccttctgtGTAGTCTTTCATCATTaaatgatgactggctgccttctgtGTAGTCTTTCACCATTaaatgatgactggctgccttctgtGTAGTCTTTCACCATTaaatgatgactggctgccttctgtGTAGTCTTTCACCATTaaatgatgactggctgccttctgtGTAGTCTTTCACCATTaaatgatgactggctgccttctgtGTAGTCTTTCATCATTaaatgatgactggctgccttctgtGTAGTCTTTCACCATTaaatgatgactggctgccttctgtGTAGTCTTTCACCACtaaatgatgactagctgccttctgtgtAGTCTTTCACCACtaaatgatgactagctgtcttctgtgTAGTCTTTCACCACtaaatgatgactagctgccttctgtgtAGTCTTTCATCATtaaatgatgactagctgtcttctgtgTAGTCTTTCATCATtaaatgatgactagctgccttctgtgtAGTCTTTCACCACtaaatgatgactagctgccttctgtgtAGTCTTTCACCACtaaatgatgactagctgtcttctgtgTAGTCTTTCACCACtaaatgatgactagctgtcttctgttTAGTCTTTCACCACTaaatgatgactggctgccttctgtGTAGTCTTTCATCATtaaatgatgactagctgtcttctgtgTAGTCTTTCACCACtaaatgatgactagctgccttctgtgtAGTCTTTCATCATTaaatgatgactggctgccttctgtGTAGTCTTTCACCACtaaatgatgactagctgccttctgtgtAGTCTTTCACCATTaaatgatgactggctgccttctgtgtagtctttcacaactaaattagggacagttagcgcagatagtcctcgtatagttttgcgcaaaaatttaaatcaaaccaaCTAGTCGAACAAAGCTTAACTTGTGTAAAGTTATCAAGTGAGATTTAGTTTCACAGCCCCTATGAAGGGTGAGGAGCTTAATGGCAGCCAGAGTCTCTTATTTCGGTTATCTGATGACGTCAAAATGAATGTtgacaaagaaaagtattttaagtgTAGAAGAATGTCGTGTCACAAAGTCAGGCTAATGAAGTCCTGCACAACGCCATGTTgtgataacttatttttaaatttacgtaTGTCCTTGGGCATTCTACAACAGATATACCTTCTGattttgttacagtttgttttccaTGCTTTAGTACTCACCAATAACACAACTAACAAAGCGTATTTATTTGTCTTCattgtattataatgttgtttataagGTTTTCGACTTCCTAACATTTGGTCCCAATTTTATTACGACCTTGATCAATATTTCTATCAACTCATGtaacatatttatacattttttaaaaaataccgTAATATCCTtccataaattttaaattagtttgttacaaatataaaatatatattataatagtaataaataatattgatatagATTATTAGATCTCAGTAAAAAGTCTGTCTATACCATCCCGTGTGAAGTATAATTAGGAACATTTtgcaaacaaacagtaaatcagttactttgttctataaattttaaatcaaacaacTGAAAACATCTTAAAACGTTTAGATGTTGGAGGAACTTTAacatgcgttttttttttttactcgtaTCCAACAGCCCGTGTTGTGTGAATCTTTTTACGTACTCCTAGAATACACACGAACGGCTGTTTTTACGTGGATGCTACTAGAGGGCGTTCAAATTCACACTCACATAGTTGTGGTTTTCCCAGACAATGTCAAGTTTCGTGTCTACCATGCTATTGGATGGGGTAAGTCGTTTTCTTATTACCATAAAATAACGTTGAATTTTATGGAGAAGTGTCTTGTATCTAACATTCATTACAAATCAGAATTCTTTAAAAATCAGTATCGTGCTAATCTTagcagtattgtttaaaattattggaTTGCTTACATTCCTAACAAACCAGACTGGGAATGTATGGTGCTTCCAAATGTCTTATATTTCAACAACAGTCCATAAGAATTTCAAAATAAGCAACGTTGAGACTATTGAtttattcttgtgaattattt comes from Tachypleus tridentatus isolate NWPU-2018 chromosome 12, ASM421037v1, whole genome shotgun sequence and encodes:
- the LOC143234697 gene encoding PDF receptor-like; protein product: MTNSWGFLNEEECKNYYQTIIVNASRSYCEAVWDGFLCWPPIKADSSILLSCPPLKGLITSRFATRRCNSDGHWAARELQNADTSGIGWTNYSACFTDQVRYLLDKLHSSSKEDVERKLQLAEGTRIMEIICLLISLVALLASIFIFARFRSLRNRRNTIHKYLFLAMSTQVLVRLVLYIDQWISRGAVRDNGNVARGHFSIETTPVLCESFYVLLEYTRTAVFTWMLLEGVQIHTHIVVVFPDNVKFRVYHAIGWGFPLILVGTWTVVMVTYHSETVCWWGYPFNSYFWILEGPRVFCILVNLVVLLNVVCIIFMKVHNTNNTEIQKIKVAVRAALFLLPLLGITSVLQVIPAPLDKSAVEFGVWAYSTHLLSSSQGFVLALLYCFINHEVKAAVVKCWRSFRLTYTWSGERGGNQSDEQHLPGERIV